A region from the Hypericibacter adhaerens genome encodes:
- a CDS encoding ABC transporter permease translates to MVARINESAPRKAGPGLPVWVRRLGLLRESPVGMAGAGLVIFWVLVAAFAPLLAPYNPNANDFMVRGNWLPSAAHWLGTDNQARDILSRVIWGSRTVLTVAPIAVACAYLVGCLMGLLAGYYRGWVDALVSRISDIILSFPVIILYMIIIANFGPSAFNIIVAVTFTAAPQITRIVRGLTLELRERDYVAAAKMRGESALYIMLVEILPNARGPLIVDACLRMGYTTIAIGVLGFLGLGLPPPDPDWGGMVRETYVWVSTYPHMPIIPCLAISSLVVGFNLLSDGIREIGLRD, encoded by the coding sequence ATGGTCGCCCGGATCAACGAAAGCGCCCCGCGCAAGGCCGGCCCCGGTCTTCCCGTCTGGGTCCGGCGGCTCGGGCTCCTGCGGGAGTCGCCGGTCGGCATGGCGGGAGCCGGGCTGGTGATCTTCTGGGTGCTGGTGGCGGCCTTCGCGCCGCTCCTGGCGCCCTACAACCCCAACGCCAACGACTTCATGGTGCGGGGCAACTGGCTGCCGTCGGCCGCCCATTGGCTCGGGACCGACAACCAGGCGCGCGACATCCTCTCGCGCGTGATCTGGGGCTCGCGCACGGTCCTGACCGTGGCGCCGATCGCGGTCGCCTGCGCCTACCTGGTCGGCTGCCTGATGGGACTGCTCGCCGGCTATTACCGGGGCTGGGTCGATGCGCTGGTCAGCCGGATATCGGACATCATCCTCTCCTTCCCGGTGATCATCCTCTACATGATCATCATCGCCAATTTCGGCCCCTCGGCCTTCAACATCATCGTGGCCGTGACCTTCACCGCGGCGCCGCAGATCACGCGCATCGTGCGCGGCCTGACGCTCGAGCTGCGCGAGCGCGACTATGTCGCCGCCGCCAAGATGCGCGGTGAGAGCGCCCTCTACATCATGCTGGTCGAGATCCTGCCCAATGCGCGGGGGCCGCTCATCGTCGATGCCTGCCTGCGCATGGGCTACACCACGATCGCCATCGGCGTGCTGGGATTCCTGGGGCTGGGCCTGCCGCCGCCCGACCCCGACTGGGGCGGCATGGTGCGCGAGACCTATGTCTGGGTTTCGACCTATCCGCATATGCCGATCATCCCCTGCCTGGCGATCTCGTCGCTGGTGGTGGGGTTCAATCTCCTCTCCGACGGCATCCGCGAGATCGGGCTGAGAGATTGA
- a CDS encoding ABC transporter permease, translating into MASFFAKRLGYLLLTMLVVSFAIYMISEFTPGDVARKVLGPFATQRQVELLTEQMGLNRPVVVRYVEWVGKILTGDLGYSTVYKTEVNNIIWNRLGNTLVLASIAFAVIVPMSILLGVASGMRESSRLDRSISLFSIVTTSVPEFASGVFLTTIFAIGIGILPGTSTLDRGGGWSIASQLVLPVAVMVLYDLGYVVRMVRASMIEVMTRPYIRTAVLKGLSFRDVILKHALRNAMIAPFTVILLQINYLVTGVVVVEAVFAYPGFGRMMLEAALSQDIAVIEAGALFSVLVAVVTQIVGDFGYMLLNPRIRFS; encoded by the coding sequence GTGGCATCCTTTTTCGCAAAGCGCCTGGGTTACCTGCTCCTGACCATGCTGGTGGTGTCCTTCGCCATCTACATGATCAGCGAATTCACGCCCGGCGACGTCGCCCGCAAGGTGCTGGGCCCCTTCGCCACCCAGCGCCAGGTCGAGCTCCTGACCGAGCAGATGGGGCTGAACCGCCCGGTCGTCGTCCGCTACGTCGAATGGGTGGGGAAGATCCTCACCGGCGATCTCGGCTACTCGACGGTCTACAAGACCGAGGTCAACAACATCATCTGGAACCGGCTCGGCAACACGCTGGTGCTGGCGAGCATCGCCTTCGCCGTCATCGTGCCGATGTCGATCCTGCTCGGCGTGGCCTCGGGCATGCGCGAGAGCTCGCGGCTGGACCGCTCGATCTCGCTCTTCAGCATCGTCACGACCTCGGTGCCTGAATTCGCCTCGGGCGTGTTCCTGACCACGATCTTCGCGATCGGGATCGGAATCCTGCCGGGCACCTCGACGCTCGACCGCGGCGGCGGCTGGTCGATCGCCTCGCAGCTCGTGCTGCCGGTGGCGGTCATGGTGCTCTACGACCTGGGCTATGTCGTGCGCATGGTGCGCGCCTCGATGATCGAGGTGATGACGCGGCCCTATATCCGCACGGCGGTGCTCAAGGGCCTGAGCTTCCGCGACGTGATCCTGAAGCACGCGCTGCGCAACGCGATGATCGCGCCCTTCACGGTCATCCTGCTGCAGATCAACTATCTGGTGACCGGGGTCGTGGTGGTGGAGGCGGTCTTCGCCTATCCGGGCTTCGGGCGGATGATGCTGGAAGCGGCGCTGTCGCAGGACATCGCGGTGATCGAGGCCGGCGCGCTCTTCTCCGTGCTGGTGGCCGTGGTGACGCAGATCGTCGGGGATTTCGGCTATATGCTGCTCAACCCGCGCATCCGGTTCAGCTGA
- a CDS encoding ABC transporter substrate-binding protein, with protein sequence MSDELKRIHPYLPTLLTQLQAGKVDRREFLRTSTLLGLSAAAAYGLAGCDEKKEEQQQSSSESTSTAATTTQTATAPAENVIRVGMRVPALDNPATFSWVYDSNIVRQCNDYLTRTGVDNVTRPWLLEKWEASADLKTWTLILKKGIKWSNGDELKADDVIWNLKHWLDETVGSSVVGLMKGYLLTDYDTGQKDDAGNPKMGTKLWADNAIEKVDDYTIRLNCKEAQLAVPEHLFHYPALILHPSENGKWGVNSIGTGAFTCTEIEVGKKAVVKRRDGYWGNKAAVDSIEFIDLGDDPAASVSALASKQIHGLYEASTSQYAALQKMDHINLYQVSTGQTAVARMQPIHDTWKDPRVRKAMRLAIDTEKVLQVAHLGLGSAGEHHHVCPIHPEYAKLDFMKQDIEGAKKLLADAGLPNGFETDIFCKKDPDWEPQAVQAMAEMWKQIGVSVKINVLPSSQYWEIWNKETAPFAFTTWTHRPLGVMVLGLAYRSNVPWNESFYSNPDFDSTLTKAEGILDVEERRKVMADLEKIMQEDGPIVQPLWRAVFTGFDKRVKGFQIHPTYYLFCEEWSLTA encoded by the coding sequence ATGTCCGACGAGCTGAAGAGAATCCACCCGTACCTGCCGACCCTGCTGACGCAGCTGCAGGCCGGGAAGGTCGATCGCCGGGAATTCCTGCGGACCTCGACATTGCTGGGCCTGTCGGCCGCGGCCGCCTATGGCCTGGCGGGCTGCGACGAGAAGAAGGAAGAGCAGCAGCAATCCTCGAGCGAGAGCACGAGCACGGCGGCCACGACCACCCAGACCGCCACGGCACCGGCCGAAAACGTCATCCGGGTCGGGATGCGCGTCCCGGCGCTGGACAATCCGGCCACCTTCTCCTGGGTCTATGACTCGAACATCGTCCGCCAGTGCAACGACTACCTGACCCGCACGGGCGTGGACAATGTCACGCGGCCCTGGCTCCTGGAGAAATGGGAGGCGAGCGCCGACCTCAAGACCTGGACCCTGATCCTGAAGAAGGGGATCAAATGGTCGAACGGCGACGAGCTCAAGGCCGACGACGTGATCTGGAACCTCAAGCACTGGCTTGACGAGACCGTCGGCTCCTCGGTGGTGGGCCTGATGAAGGGCTACCTGCTCACCGACTATGACACGGGCCAGAAGGATGATGCCGGCAATCCCAAGATGGGCACCAAGCTCTGGGCCGACAACGCGATCGAGAAGGTGGACGACTACACCATCCGCCTGAACTGCAAGGAAGCGCAGCTCGCCGTGCCGGAGCATCTGTTCCACTACCCGGCGCTGATCCTGCATCCGAGCGAGAACGGCAAGTGGGGCGTCAACTCCATCGGCACCGGAGCCTTTACCTGCACCGAGATCGAGGTGGGCAAGAAGGCGGTGGTGAAGCGGCGCGACGGCTACTGGGGCAACAAGGCCGCCGTCGACAGCATCGAGTTCATCGATCTGGGCGACGATCCCGCCGCGTCGGTCTCGGCGCTCGCCTCCAAGCAGATCCACGGTCTTTATGAAGCGTCGACCTCGCAATATGCGGCGCTCCAGAAGATGGACCATATCAACCTCTACCAGGTCTCGACCGGCCAGACCGCCGTCGCCCGCATGCAGCCGATCCACGACACCTGGAAGGATCCGAGAGTGCGCAAGGCGATGCGCCTCGCCATCGACACGGAGAAGGTGCTGCAGGTGGCCCACCTCGGCCTGGGTTCGGCCGGCGAGCATCATCATGTCTGCCCGATCCATCCGGAATACGCCAAGCTCGACTTCATGAAGCAGGATATCGAGGGCGCGAAGAAGCTCCTGGCCGATGCCGGTCTGCCGAACGGCTTCGAGACCGATATCTTCTGCAAGAAGGACCCCGACTGGGAGCCGCAGGCCGTTCAGGCCATGGCCGAGATGTGGAAGCAGATCGGCGTCAGCGTGAAGATCAACGTGCTGCCTTCGTCCCAGTATTGGGAGATCTGGAACAAGGAGACGGCGCCTTTCGCCTTCACCACCTGGACTCACCGTCCGCTGGGCGTGATGGTGCTGGGGCTCGCCTACCGTTCGAACGTTCCCTGGAACGAGAGCTTCTACTCGAATCCGGATTTCGACAGCACCCTGACCAAGGCCGAAGGCATCCTCGATGTCGAGGAGCGCCGCAAGGTGATGGCCGATCTCGAGAAGATCATGCAGGAGGACGGCCCGATCGTGCAGCCGCTCTGGCGCGCCGTCTTCACCGGCTTCGACAAGCGGGTGAAGGGCTTCCAGATCCATCCGACCTACTATCTCTTCTGCGAAGAGTGGTCGTTGACGGCTTGA
- a CDS encoding NUDIX domain-containing protein: MTDDVEILERTPAYRGYGRIDRYRLRHRLHNGGLSPAIDREVYDRGQVTGVLPYDPVRDCVVLIEQFRVGAYLAGHRAWQTEAVAGIIDKGETPEQVARREAREEANLEILDLVPISRYVVSPGAITESVQLFIGRVDSDGAGGVHGLAHEGEDIKVTVSPVSALPGMIEDGRIGNSLSIIAVQWLLLYRDKLRERWQSGR, from the coding sequence ATGACAGACGATGTCGAGATTCTCGAACGTACCCCCGCTTATCGCGGCTATGGCCGCATCGACCGCTACCGCCTGCGGCATCGTCTGCATAACGGGGGTCTCAGTCCCGCGATCGATCGCGAGGTCTATGACCGCGGCCAGGTGACGGGCGTGCTTCCCTACGATCCGGTCAGGGACTGCGTCGTGCTGATCGAGCAGTTCCGGGTCGGTGCCTATCTGGCAGGCCACCGCGCCTGGCAGACGGAGGCGGTCGCCGGGATCATCGACAAGGGCGAGACGCCGGAACAGGTCGCCCGCCGGGAGGCCCGGGAGGAAGCGAACCTGGAGATCCTCGATCTGGTGCCGATCTCCCGCTATGTGGTGAGCCCCGGTGCCATCACCGAAAGCGTGCAGCTCTTCATCGGACGGGTCGACAGCGACGGCGCCGGCGGCGTGCACGGCCTCGCGCACGAAGGCGAGGACATCAAGGTCACGGTTTCGCCGGTTTCGGCCCTGCCCGGCATGATCGAGGACGGACGCATCGGCAACTCGCTCAGCATCATCGCCGTGCAGTGGCTGCTGCTGTACCGCGACAAGCTGCGGGAACGCTGGCAGAGCGGGCGTTGA
- a CDS encoding ABC transporter substrate-binding protein, which translates to MERLKLFDRIAQGKASRRDITKALGLAGLAAVTSPLLPRAARAGDELTYFTWNGYNIPEFHPGYIEKHGSSPNMVVFGEDEEALTKARAGFRADLAHPCKVTLGRWRDAGLIEPFDMSRIPAWADLWDELKNADGVTTDASNKHGAGTWYIPWEWGNASVVYRTDIATEYNGKPSWEILFDEKYKGRLAQFDSVDGAVLVAGLVAHAKDPFNMTDEEFKKARELLTKQRDLLRFWWTDQTTVEQGITSGELVAAYCWNDAVVRLKKAGVPVEYMKPKEGIFTWFCGLVKCKNGPGDVNAAYDLVNAMLEPRVGKYLIENFGYGHSNKKSFEQVDTATLDGLGIRQPQDLFKSGIFFAEMDNDIRQKYIAMFEQVKAGG; encoded by the coding sequence ATGGAGCGCCTCAAACTGTTCGACCGGATCGCGCAAGGCAAGGCGTCGCGGCGCGACATCACCAAGGCGCTGGGTCTCGCGGGCCTCGCCGCCGTCACCTCGCCGCTCCTGCCGCGCGCGGCCCGCGCCGGCGACGAGCTGACTTACTTCACCTGGAACGGCTACAACATTCCCGAATTCCACCCGGGCTATATCGAGAAGCACGGGTCCTCGCCCAACATGGTCGTGTTCGGCGAGGACGAGGAAGCGCTGACCAAGGCGCGGGCCGGCTTCCGCGCCGACCTGGCGCATCCCTGCAAGGTCACGCTCGGCCGCTGGCGCGATGCGGGCCTGATCGAGCCCTTCGACATGTCGCGCATCCCCGCCTGGGCCGATCTCTGGGACGAGCTGAAGAACGCCGACGGCGTCACGACGGATGCCAGCAACAAGCATGGGGCCGGCACCTGGTACATCCCCTGGGAGTGGGGCAATGCCTCGGTCGTCTATCGCACCGACATCGCCACCGAATACAACGGCAAGCCCAGCTGGGAGATCCTGTTCGACGAGAAATACAAGGGCCGGCTCGCCCAGTTCGATTCCGTCGACGGCGCGGTGCTGGTGGCGGGCCTCGTGGCCCATGCCAAGGACCCCTTCAACATGACCGACGAGGAGTTCAAGAAGGCGCGCGAGCTCCTCACCAAGCAGCGCGACCTGCTGCGCTTCTGGTGGACCGACCAGACCACCGTCGAGCAGGGCATCACCTCGGGCGAGCTCGTGGCGGCCTATTGCTGGAACGATGCCGTGGTGCGGCTGAAGAAGGCGGGCGTGCCGGTCGAGTATATGAAGCCCAAGGAAGGCATCTTCACCTGGTTCTGCGGCCTGGTGAAATGCAAGAACGGCCCGGGCGACGTGAACGCCGCCTACGACCTCGTCAACGCCATGCTCGAGCCGCGCGTCGGCAAGTATCTGATCGAGAATTTCGGCTACGGCCATTCCAACAAGAAGAGCTTCGAGCAGGTCGATACCGCGACCCTCGACGGCCTCGGCATCCGCCAGCCGCAGGACCTCTTCAAGTCCGGCATCTTCTTCGCCGAGATGGACAACGACATCCGCCAGAAATACATCGCCATGTTCGAGCAGGTGAAAGCCGGCGGGTGA